The nucleotide window CTATACTACGTGCGTGGCCTCTGCACCGAGGAAGGCCTGAAAGCTGCCTCCGGCTATTTTGCCCGCATGTAGGCAACCCTACCACCAGAAACAAAAAGAGGAGCCCTTGGGGCTCCTCTTTTTCGTTGTGCAAACAACTATTAGCTAATGGACACGCGCACTTTCTTGGTGTATTCGCGCAGGGCGTCCTTGAACTCGGAGCCGTTGTCCTGCATGTGGTTCAGAATGAAGATGGCGGCAAACACGTGGGTCAGCTTCTCACCTTCGTCTTCGCCTTCTACCTCGAATGCGGGCTGCTGCTCCTCGAGCAGGGCTTCTTCGGCAGCTACCAGGCTTTGCAGGGTCTGCGATTCTACCAGGCGCTTGATTACGGGTATTTTCATAGCAGCGGCGGGCCTTAGTTCAGGCGGTTAATCAAGTCGGCTACGGCTTC belongs to Hymenobacter cellulosilyticus and includes:
- a CDS encoding DUF6952 family protein gives rise to the protein MKIPVIKRLVESQTLQSLVAAEEALLEEQQPAFEVEGEDEGEKLTHVFAAIFILNHMQDNGSEFKDALREYTKKVRVSIS